One Vibrio campbellii CAIM 519 = NBRC 15631 = ATCC 25920 genomic window carries:
- a CDS encoding prepilin peptidase — protein sequence MEVFQYYPWLFVVFATIFGLIVGSFLNVVIYRLPKIMELEWRRECAESFPEYKIEPPKETLTLSVPRSSCQQCGMQIRIRDNIPVISWLLLKGKCHNCQAPISARYPLIELLTAFCSGFIAFHFGFSYFTVALVFFTFVLIAATFIDLDTMLLPDQLTLPLMWAGIALAFAGISPVSLQDSIIGAMAGYLCLWSVYWLFKLITGKEGMGYGDFKLLAALGAWLGWQSLPMIILLSSVVGVIFGLIQLRLQKQGIEKAFPFGPYLAIAGWVSLIWGHQILNWYFTSILGV from the coding sequence ATGGAAGTATTCCAGTACTACCCATGGCTATTCGTTGTGTTTGCCACAATTTTCGGTTTGATTGTGGGTAGTTTCCTCAACGTGGTTATTTACCGTTTACCCAAGATCATGGAACTAGAATGGCGACGTGAGTGCGCTGAATCCTTCCCTGAATATAAGATTGAACCACCCAAAGAGACGCTGACGTTAAGCGTACCGCGCTCATCTTGTCAGCAATGCGGCATGCAAATTCGCATTCGTGACAATATTCCGGTAATTAGCTGGCTATTACTGAAAGGCAAGTGCCACAACTGCCAAGCGCCCATCAGTGCTCGCTACCCTCTTATTGAACTGCTTACTGCGTTTTGTTCGGGTTTTATCGCTTTTCATTTCGGTTTTAGCTACTTCACTGTAGCGCTGGTTTTCTTTACCTTTGTATTGATTGCTGCCACGTTTATCGACCTCGATACCATGTTGTTGCCAGACCAACTGACTCTACCATTGATGTGGGCAGGTATCGCACTTGCTTTTGCTGGTATCAGTCCTGTCAGCCTACAAGATTCTATCATTGGTGCAATGGCAGGCTATCTGTGTCTTTGGAGTGTTTACTGGCTGTTTAAACTTATAACAGGCAAAGAAGGCATGGGCTATGGTGACTTTAAACTCCTCGCGGCATTGGGCGCTTGGCTGGGTTGGCAATCTCTACCGATGATCATTTTGCTCTCTTCGGTGGTTGGCGTCATCTTTGGTCTTATCCAACTGCGCTTGCAAAAACAAGGTATCGAGAAAGCCTTTCCTTTCGGCCCTTACCTTGCGATTGCTGGCTGGGTGAGCCTAATTTGGGGCCATCAAATCCTCAACTGGTACTTTACGTCGATTCTAGGAGTGTAA
- the coaE gene encoding dephospho-CoA kinase (Dephospho-CoA kinase (CoaE) performs the final step in coenzyme A biosynthesis.), which produces MAFVIGLTGGIASGKTTVANLFKQQFKIDIVDADIVAREVVEPGTPGLNAIIEHFGADIVRDDQTLDRAKLREKIFSNPEEKTWLNGLLHPMIREKMIEDLEQVTSDYALLVVPLLVENKLDSLCDRVLVVDVDPQTQISRTVKRDNASEEQANAILASQASREQRLALADDVVKNNPDDPDLLLQITDLHEKYLAMCKKNLRK; this is translated from the coding sequence ATGGCTTTCGTTATTGGCCTTACTGGTGGTATTGCAAGTGGCAAGACTACGGTGGCAAACCTATTCAAACAGCAGTTCAAGATCGACATTGTCGATGCTGATATCGTGGCTCGCGAAGTCGTGGAGCCAGGAACTCCAGGGCTAAATGCCATCATTGAGCACTTCGGTGCCGATATCGTCCGCGATGATCAGACACTTGATAGAGCCAAATTAAGAGAAAAGATCTTCTCTAACCCAGAAGAGAAAACATGGCTTAATGGTTTATTGCATCCGATGATTCGTGAAAAGATGATCGAAGATTTGGAGCAAGTCACATCGGACTATGCCCTCTTGGTTGTACCTTTATTGGTAGAGAACAAGCTTGATAGCTTATGTGATCGAGTTCTTGTCGTCGATGTTGACCCACAAACCCAGATCTCCAGAACTGTAAAACGCGATAACGCAAGCGAAGAGCAGGCAAATGCGATCTTGGCGTCCCAGGCTTCTCGTGAGCAACGGCTTGCTCTGGCGGATGATGTGGTGAAGAATAATCCAGATGACCCAGATCTTTTGCTTCAAATCACAGATTTACACGAAAAGTACCTAGCCATGTGTAAGAAAAATCTGCGAAAATAG
- the yacG gene encoding DNA gyrase inhibitor YacG: protein MSKITVVPCPQCGADVEWGEQSPHRPFCSKQCQMIDFGEWADEENTIAGAPDMSDSDGWSEDQY from the coding sequence ATGTCTAAAATTACTGTCGTTCCATGCCCACAATGTGGCGCAGACGTTGAATGGGGCGAGCAAAGTCCTCACCGCCCTTTTTGTAGCAAGCAGTGCCAGATGATTGATTTTGGCGAATGGGCTGATGAAGAAAATACCATTGCTGGTGCTCCGGATATGTCGGACAGCGATGGTTGGTCTGAAGATCAGTACTAA
- the zapD gene encoding cell division protein ZapD, which yields MTTHKFEHPLNEKTRIYLRVESLLRQAHLASSFADNHQYQLFFRALFDMVEIFEQIQLKSELAKDLEKQRLAYRNWLNVDGVDQQALGELLNEIDVVHSQLMTAERFGQALKEDRFLSSIRQRFNLPGGSCCFDLPALHYWLHLPIERKKHDADQWQASLKPLSDALALWLKLTRETGHFKAQIARAGFFQSDADEANILRLHIPMEYGVYPMISGHKNRFAIKFMAFESGQACTQDVEFELAVCS from the coding sequence ATGACCACGCACAAATTTGAACATCCGTTAAATGAAAAAACTCGCATCTATTTAAGAGTTGAGTCTTTGCTGCGTCAGGCTCATCTAGCCTCAAGTTTTGCTGATAACCACCAATATCAGCTCTTCTTCCGCGCGCTTTTCGATATGGTCGAAATCTTTGAGCAGATCCAGCTGAAAAGCGAGTTGGCAAAAGATCTAGAGAAGCAGCGTTTAGCTTATCGTAACTGGTTAAATGTTGATGGTGTCGACCAACAGGCACTTGGCGAGCTGCTTAATGAGATCGATGTCGTTCATAGCCAACTGATGACGGCTGAGCGTTTCGGTCAAGCACTTAAGGAAGATCGTTTCTTAAGCTCAATCCGCCAGCGTTTTAACTTACCGGGTGGTTCATGTTGTTTCGACCTACCTGCTTTGCATTACTGGCTTCACTTACCGATTGAGCGTAAAAAGCACGATGCTGACCAGTGGCAAGCAAGCTTAAAGCCGCTCTCTGATGCCTTAGCTTTATGGCTGAAACTGACTCGTGAAACAGGCCATTTTAAAGCCCAAATCGCTCGCGCAGGGTTCTTCCAAAGTGACGCGGATGAAGCCAATATCCTACGTTTACACATCCCAATGGAATACGGTGTTTACCCGATGATTTCGGGTCATAAGAACCGTTTTGCCATCAAATTCATGGCCTTTGAAAGTGGTCAAGCTTGCACGCAAGACGTCGAGTTTGAACTTGCGGTTTGTAGCTAA